A stretch of Anaeromyxobacter dehalogenans 2CP-1 DNA encodes these proteins:
- a CDS encoding HAD-IB family phosphatase produces MRAPWAIVCDFDGTALTEDLGDQVAFHFAGVDAYRAAEDRYRAGELDFGRLLQAVFGPIRASRAEIAAFARARAAWRPGFEDFLDACRRGGRPFLVVSSGLDAYIEPVLEGLPPALRAHVELRANRAACGEDGLRVGFHGADCGFCGFCKGDVVRELQAAGHKVAVCGDGTGDRHAADAADHVFARAGSSLVRYCAEQGIRHDVFETFGEVMARFPA; encoded by the coding sequence ATGCGCGCACCCTGGGCCATCGTCTGCGACTTCGACGGAACGGCGCTCACCGAGGACCTCGGCGATCAGGTCGCGTTCCACTTCGCCGGCGTGGACGCCTACCGCGCCGCGGAGGACCGTTACCGCGCCGGCGAGCTCGACTTCGGGCGCCTCCTGCAGGCCGTCTTCGGCCCGATCCGCGCGAGCCGCGCCGAGATCGCCGCGTTCGCCCGCGCGCGCGCCGCCTGGCGCCCGGGGTTCGAGGACTTCCTCGACGCCTGCCGCCGCGGAGGCCGGCCATTCCTGGTGGTCTCGTCCGGCCTCGACGCCTACATCGAGCCGGTGCTCGAGGGGCTGCCGCCGGCGCTGCGCGCGCACGTGGAGCTGCGCGCGAACCGCGCCGCCTGCGGCGAGGACGGGCTGCGCGTCGGCTTCCACGGCGCGGACTGCGGGTTCTGCGGCTTCTGCAAGGGCGACGTGGTGCGCGAGCTCCAGGCCGCCGGGCACAAGGTGGCGGTGTGCGGGGACGGCACCGGCGACCGCCACGCCGCCGACGCCGCCGACCACGTGTTCGCGCGCGCCGGCTCCTCGCTGGTGCGCTACTGCGCCGAGCAGGGCATCCGCCACGACGTGTTCGAGACGTTCGGCGAGGTGATGGCGCGGTTCCCGGCCTGA
- a CDS encoding phosphatase → MAGRLASIDVGTNTVLLLVAERRGDALAPVRERAEITRLGRGVDATGRLDPAAIRETVATLAAFAAEARALGADEIACVATSAARDAANGDEFFEAARAAAGLSPRVISGDEEARLVYGSAFRDFGAGGPLAVLDVGGGSTEFIVGEDPVPRARVSLQVGAVRLTERHVRADPVRAEELAAMRAGARAALAPLAALGAGAGARLVGVAGTVTTLSAVAQALPAYDAERVHGAELRLEEVERLLARLAALPVAARAALPGMEPKRADVILGGAVVVAEAMRLAGFDRLTVSDRGVRWGLLYELAGP, encoded by the coding sequence ATGGCCGGGCGGCTCGCCTCGATCGACGTCGGCACCAACACGGTGCTGCTGCTCGTGGCGGAGCGGCGCGGCGACGCGCTCGCGCCGGTGCGGGAGCGCGCCGAGATCACCCGGCTCGGCCGCGGCGTGGACGCGACCGGACGCCTCGATCCGGCCGCCATCCGCGAGACCGTGGCCACGCTGGCGGCGTTCGCGGCGGAGGCCCGGGCGCTCGGCGCCGACGAGATCGCCTGCGTCGCCACCAGCGCCGCCCGCGACGCCGCGAACGGCGACGAGTTCTTCGAGGCGGCGCGCGCCGCGGCGGGGCTCTCGCCGCGGGTCATCTCCGGCGACGAGGAGGCGCGCCTGGTCTACGGCAGCGCCTTCCGCGACTTCGGCGCGGGCGGGCCGCTCGCGGTGCTCGACGTGGGCGGGGGCTCGACCGAGTTCATCGTGGGCGAGGACCCCGTGCCGCGCGCGCGCGTGAGCCTGCAGGTGGGCGCGGTCCGGCTCACCGAGCGGCACGTGCGCGCCGATCCGGTGCGGGCCGAGGAGCTCGCGGCGATGCGCGCCGGGGCGCGCGCGGCGCTCGCGCCGCTCGCCGCGCTGGGCGCGGGCGCCGGCGCGCGGCTGGTCGGCGTGGCGGGCACGGTGACCACCCTCTCGGCCGTGGCGCAGGCGCTGCCCGCCTACGACGCGGAGCGCGTGCACGGGGCGGAGCTCCGGCTCGAGGAGGTGGAGCGGCTGCTCGCGCGCCTCGCGGCGCTGCCGGTGGCGGCGCGCGCGGCGCTGCCCGGGATGGAGCCGAAGCGGGCCGACGTGATCCTGGGCGGCGCGGTGGTGGTCGCGGAGGCGATGCGCCTCGCGGGCTTCGACCGGCTGACGGTCTCGGACCGCGGCGTGCGCTGGGGGCTGCTCTACGAGCTCGCCGGTCCGTGA
- a CDS encoding BamA/OMP85 family outer membrane protein yields the protein MDGPRVIAALATALALAVSPAAAEPAGAAASPPPRVTAVDLALPPGDDLAQASALVTLSPGEPLSVRDARRTVQRLFQTGRYRNVIVRAEPAAAPPGGGTGEWVRLVVEALPVRRVARVEVRTDAPEVLGPDAIRAAARLASGEAFDDADLDPVAARVRAALSRRGHRDAQVRASAEGDTSVDVLLAVRAGPATRVASLRLTGNPGPAAEALRGRLRTREGAPLDADALDADVQALRAGLRAAGYRRARVDAPVVRVRGGAAEVEVPVQAGPRMAFAFRGNAAFRPALLERQLGLEADQPVDAPAIEQAADRLRAFYRARGFAGAAVTTEERRGPGVLAVVFHLDEGRRYRLGRIRFEGATARTERDLRDRLFAILEEDAETPGSPDADEARALILSVPGARPPPEPPPALRPRAYFDEATWDRALELIVEGYRAEGWLDAVALGSAVALDAERGIADVTLRLREGARTHVESIAFEGTGAVPLPELARETRLSPGDPLAFDRVEETRLAILRRYYTAGHAFARVEAREELDRERHLATVRFVVDAGPKVRIGRLLLTGNRRTREDVIRDELEVREGATFDPEALARSQAALLRLGVFRSAKLELHEPELVAETKDLAVELSERPYATLTQSLGFSIANGPRAVLEYSRPNLFGRAVELTARGKVNYLVDVGGLGPDLSGKEGYDRLEGRADLGLRSTRVRLLPVPVGLRTDFIGEILHRRAYDLRRVSGVAGVDVGVTSRVGASLQYELEVDDIRRTNVVGVLTQADLERLRFDEGVTTLHAVRPSFTLDFRDNSAHPHRGWFAAGVAEWAHSLGVGVPGAPDRRALFGLLPGSEVHSNLLKLSGTLSGYLPLGGSTVLAVSVRGGRVFPLDRESRTIIPRRFFLGGASTLRGFAEEEMIQEDVRGALAAEGKLCATSYTGIGCTERGRRVASGDRPVSEGGEAYLLGKSELRVGLTRAVEAGLFLDAGNLWLDPNKFEALDLRTNAGAGLRFVTPIGPAALDLGFNLDRDVRINERLFALHFTIGLF from the coding sequence ATGGACGGACCGCGAGTGATCGCCGCGCTCGCAACCGCCCTGGCGCTCGCGGTGTCGCCGGCGGCGGCCGAGCCCGCAGGCGCGGCCGCGTCGCCGCCGCCCCGCGTCACGGCGGTGGACCTGGCGCTGCCGCCGGGCGACGACCTGGCGCAGGCGTCGGCGCTGGTGACGCTCTCTCCCGGGGAGCCGCTCTCGGTCCGCGACGCGCGGCGCACGGTGCAGCGCCTGTTCCAGACCGGCCGGTACCGCAACGTGATCGTCCGCGCCGAGCCCGCCGCGGCGCCGCCGGGCGGCGGCACGGGCGAGTGGGTCCGGCTGGTGGTGGAGGCGCTGCCGGTGCGCCGGGTGGCGCGCGTCGAGGTGCGGACCGACGCGCCCGAGGTGCTGGGCCCGGACGCGATCCGGGCGGCGGCACGGCTCGCCTCCGGGGAGGCGTTCGACGACGCCGACCTCGATCCGGTGGCGGCGAGGGTGCGCGCGGCGCTCTCGCGGCGCGGGCACCGGGACGCGCAGGTGCGCGCCAGCGCCGAGGGCGACACCTCGGTGGACGTGCTCCTCGCGGTCCGCGCCGGGCCGGCCACGCGGGTCGCGTCGCTGCGGCTCACCGGCAACCCCGGCCCGGCCGCCGAGGCGCTCCGCGGCCGCCTGCGCACGCGCGAGGGCGCGCCGCTCGACGCGGACGCGCTCGACGCGGACGTCCAGGCGCTCCGCGCCGGGCTGCGCGCCGCCGGGTACCGGCGGGCGCGGGTGGACGCGCCCGTGGTGCGCGTCCGCGGCGGCGCGGCCGAGGTGGAGGTCCCGGTGCAGGCCGGGCCACGCATGGCGTTCGCGTTCCGCGGCAACGCGGCGTTCCGGCCCGCGCTGCTGGAGCGGCAGCTGGGGCTCGAGGCGGACCAGCCGGTGGACGCGCCCGCCATCGAGCAGGCCGCCGACCGGCTGCGCGCGTTCTACCGCGCGCGCGGCTTCGCGGGCGCGGCCGTGACGACGGAGGAGCGGCGCGGGCCGGGCGTGCTGGCGGTGGTGTTCCACCTGGACGAGGGGCGCCGGTACCGGCTCGGCCGGATCCGCTTCGAGGGCGCGACCGCGCGCACCGAGCGCGACCTCCGCGACCGGCTCTTCGCCATCCTGGAGGAGGACGCGGAGACCCCCGGCTCGCCGGACGCGGACGAGGCCCGCGCCCTGATCCTCTCGGTGCCGGGCGCGCGTCCGCCGCCGGAGCCGCCCCCGGCGCTGCGCCCGCGCGCCTACTTCGACGAGGCCACCTGGGATCGCGCGCTGGAGCTGATCGTGGAGGGGTACCGGGCCGAGGGCTGGCTCGACGCGGTGGCCCTGGGCAGCGCGGTGGCGCTCGACGCGGAGCGCGGGATCGCCGACGTGACGCTCCGGCTGCGCGAGGGCGCCCGCACGCACGTGGAGTCGATCGCGTTCGAGGGCACCGGCGCCGTGCCGCTCCCCGAGCTGGCCCGCGAGACCCGCCTCTCGCCGGGAGACCCCCTCGCGTTCGATCGCGTGGAGGAGACGCGGCTCGCGATCCTGCGCCGCTACTACACGGCGGGCCACGCGTTCGCGCGCGTGGAGGCGCGCGAGGAGCTGGACCGCGAGCGCCACCTGGCCACGGTGCGGTTCGTGGTGGACGCGGGCCCGAAGGTCCGGATCGGGCGGCTGCTCCTCACCGGCAACCGGCGCACGCGCGAGGACGTGATCCGCGACGAGCTGGAGGTGCGCGAGGGCGCGACGTTCGACCCGGAGGCGCTGGCGCGAAGCCAGGCGGCGCTGCTGCGCCTGGGCGTGTTCCGCTCGGCGAAGCTGGAGCTGCACGAGCCGGAGCTGGTGGCGGAGACGAAGGACCTGGCGGTCGAGCTGTCCGAGCGCCCGTATGCCACCCTCACCCAGTCGCTCGGGTTCTCCATCGCGAACGGTCCGCGCGCGGTGCTCGAGTACTCGCGGCCGAACCTGTTCGGCCGCGCGGTGGAGCTCACCGCGCGCGGCAAGGTGAACTACCTCGTGGACGTGGGCGGCCTCGGCCCGGACCTGTCCGGCAAGGAGGGCTACGACCGGCTGGAGGGGCGGGCGGATCTCGGCCTGCGCTCGACCCGGGTGCGGCTGCTGCCGGTGCCGGTGGGCCTGCGGACGGACTTCATCGGGGAGATCCTGCACCGTCGCGCCTACGACCTGCGGCGCGTCTCCGGCGTGGCGGGCGTGGACGTGGGCGTGACCTCGCGCGTGGGCGCCTCGCTCCAGTACGAGCTGGAGGTGGACGACATCCGCCGCACCAACGTGGTGGGCGTGCTGACCCAGGCCGACCTGGAGCGGCTCCGCTTCGACGAGGGCGTCACCACGCTGCACGCGGTCCGGCCGTCCTTCACGCTCGACTTCCGGGACAACTCCGCCCACCCGCACCGCGGCTGGTTCGCGGCCGGCGTCGCCGAGTGGGCGCACTCGCTCGGCGTGGGCGTCCCCGGGGCGCCGGACCGTCGCGCGCTGTTCGGGCTGCTCCCCGGCTCGGAGGTCCACAGCAACCTGCTGAAGCTCTCCGGGACGCTGTCCGGCTACCTGCCGCTGGGCGGATCCACCGTGCTCGCGGTCTCGGTGCGCGGCGGGCGCGTGTTCCCGCTGGATCGCGAGTCGCGCACCATCATCCCGCGCCGGTTCTTCCTGGGCGGCGCCTCGACCCTGCGCGGCTTCGCCGAGGAGGAGATGATCCAGGAGGACGTGCGCGGCGCGCTCGCTGCCGAGGGGAAGCTCTGCGCCACCTCGTACACCGGGATCGGCTGCACCGAGCGCGGCCGCCGCGTCGCGTCCGGCGACCGGCCCGTCTCGGAGGGCGGCGAGGCGTACCTGCTCGGCAAGTCCGAGCTGCGCGTCGGGCTCACGCGCGCCGTCGAGGCCGGCCTGTTCCTCGACGCCGGCAACCTCTGGCTCGATCCGAACAAGTTCGAGGCGCTCGACCTGCGCACCAACGCCGGCGCCGGCCTCCGCTTCGTCACGCCCATCGGCCCCGCCGCCCTCGACCTCGGCTTCAACCTGGACCGCGACGTGCGCATCAACGAGCGCCTGTTCGCGCTGCACTTCACGATCGGCCTGTTCTGA
- a CDS encoding C-GCAxxG-C-C family (seleno)protein yields the protein MEKENLGRRQVLAVIGGALALGGLQACGDDDNDGTTTPPEQPATGPQVADYPYDQHIAATYQIDPAKVRELAYQAYYNGGCCHGAFSGLIDHLSETVGQPFNLIPRTFGQFGAGGIAGYGSICGSILGGILIINSIVSKADVRTNMLTDLMRWYERESFPKYVPVTIAPNEAGKTTLDFTNVAALQVVPGSHLCHASVSTWCAANGVSTKSADKLARCSRLTADVAGKVAEMLNAYLSTGTYAGPAAIDDVSAGCLGCHGPATTVRPVASGMSCTSCHSDKTTGHP from the coding sequence ATGGAGAAGGAAAACCTCGGTCGGCGGCAAGTGCTCGCGGTCATCGGCGGCGCGCTTGCCCTCGGCGGCCTGCAGGCCTGCGGTGACGACGACAACGACGGGACGACCACGCCGCCCGAGCAGCCGGCGACGGGGCCGCAGGTCGCGGACTACCCGTACGACCAGCACATCGCCGCGACGTACCAGATCGATCCGGCCAAGGTCCGCGAGCTCGCGTACCAGGCGTACTACAACGGCGGCTGCTGCCACGGCGCGTTCAGCGGCCTCATCGATCACCTGAGCGAGACGGTGGGCCAGCCGTTCAACCTGATCCCCCGCACGTTCGGCCAGTTCGGCGCGGGCGGCATCGCCGGCTACGGCAGCATCTGCGGCTCGATCCTCGGCGGCATCCTCATCATCAACTCGATCGTCTCCAAGGCCGACGTCCGCACCAACATGCTGACCGACCTGATGCGCTGGTACGAGCGCGAGTCGTTCCCGAAGTACGTGCCGGTGACCATCGCGCCGAACGAGGCCGGCAAGACCACGCTCGACTTCACGAACGTCGCCGCGCTGCAGGTGGTCCCGGGCTCGCACCTCTGCCACGCGTCGGTGTCCACCTGGTGCGCCGCCAACGGGGTCTCCACGAAGAGCGCGGACAAGCTCGCGCGCTGCTCGCGCCTGACGGCCGACGTGGCCGGCAAGGTGGCCGAGATGCTGAACGCGTACCTGTCCACCGGGACGTACGCGGGCCCGGCGGCCATCGACGACGTGTCGGCGGGCTGCCTCGGCTGCCACGGCCCGGCCACCACGGTCAGGCCGGTGGCGTCGGGCATGTCCTGCACGTCCTGCCACTCCGACAAGACGACCGGGCACCCGTAG
- a CDS encoding class I SAM-dependent methyltransferase yields MAFGPAAAVYAFLVDQPAWREDCRALGALVPGPRVLDLGIGPGTGAVEMARAAPGTRHVGLDRSATMLRRAARAARAGAVTLPLVRGDALRLPVRDGALDGATGHSVLYLLPDPAAALEELHRALRPGGRVAFLEPRRQGAPLAATLTGGPRFAAAMILWRAMSRLHRRYDEAELASLLSRAGFAGARAWPVLGGHGVMATAERA; encoded by the coding sequence GTGGCCTTCGGGCCGGCCGCGGCGGTGTACGCGTTCCTGGTCGACCAGCCTGCGTGGCGCGAGGACTGCCGCGCGCTCGGCGCGCTGGTCCCGGGCCCGCGGGTGCTGGATCTCGGGATCGGCCCGGGCACCGGCGCGGTGGAGATGGCCCGCGCCGCGCCCGGCACGCGGCACGTCGGGCTGGACCGCTCCGCCACGATGCTCCGACGCGCCGCGCGGGCGGCGCGCGCCGGCGCGGTGACGCTCCCGCTGGTGCGCGGCGACGCGCTCCGGCTCCCGGTTCGCGACGGCGCCCTGGACGGCGCCACCGGCCACAGCGTCCTGTACCTGCTCCCCGATCCTGCGGCCGCGCTGGAGGAGCTCCACCGCGCGCTGCGGCCCGGTGGCCGCGTGGCGTTCCTCGAGCCGCGCCGCCAGGGCGCGCCGCTCGCCGCGACGCTCACCGGTGGTCCGCGGTTCGCGGCCGCGATGATCCTGTGGCGGGCGATGTCGCGGCTCCACCGTCGGTACGACGAGGCGGAGCTCGCGTCGCTGCTCTCGCGCGCCGGGTTCGCGGGCGCGCGCGCCTGGCCGGTGCTCGGCGGCCACGGCGTGATGGCGACGGCCGAGCGCGCCTGA
- a CDS encoding translocation/assembly module TamB domain-containing protein → MKKRTVALVFLLVVVGLVLATLAALRTRWAGDRICALAAEKVRAATGLPLSFAACRIDPLGFAVDAEGVVLGPPSAPAFVADAITARLALVQALGRRVHLDRLRLVRPRLVAALPRGTGAPARCPPDLLGRFEIRELQVEGGSLELGLPDGGHVSLERLEIRSGPPARTLRSLATPARRSRVEVSAGPVRVDAVGRRWSASQVRARGEVALDLSVAEIAGVEADVGGARLGLQGRVQDLCAPRLDLTARAEGRVDALLALAGVHADVEGTATVEARITGAPRAPELSGSLRTRGVRVDGFVPGDAEAAVRLSGRTLVVDRLAVAAAGGGKAVAHGTVTLARGLPVEAEVQLDRVDLAEILDRLTVKQPWITLRLDGKARVTGTLSPPALAGTLATELHDFKALTRPYTQAHGDPGIVSFARGRIDSAVRVDRSGLFLDGARVAVGQGTVDAEAAVHFDSARGFHVRCRGVADLDALGPLAGIPWAGRLAIEAEVGAAPYGNPVVTGRARGEGLHFLQVDLGHVAADFRYRDFLLHFQGAEGTRGETRYRGEAVVDLSRTPTQIVSSRLEARGRLRDLFDSVMEWIPSTRYVRDALDAEVEATGTARGPATALDASFDARLGAGTLLGRAFDSGRAQGRIEAGRTARFERAELRRGTGVARAQGTWGMDAPYPWDLEVGFSGVPLAALDLPGGEWSGSASGRATLAGSFDHPDVRFAANGDAVHVAGVALGTVQAGGTVVERKLVLTGGAEGLAGSAEIALQGRLPFQARATVALEDAARLWPGGAPQGLRIRVGGEASASGELEDLAQARASVRLPQLAVALAEVRVEAAGPAVLAVRGERVELAPVTLRGTSTELTVSGSAAPGAVDLSASGTLDLRLAGALSPVVRRAHGQLALEAHMGGTFDQPVLVGSGRVADGGFELRGAGLVFSDMTGPLAFSQNRVLFEDLGALLNGGHARFKGEVELARLAPSRLRVEGSLDEVPVALPSYLPATLSGRIEAQGTPEATDVTGRLRVIRARYTADVDLEGSLLELRRRPPPPPKPYDKAGEWLRFDLQLVVDGDARIENDLVRGTVTGDLTLTGTLASPGLVGSLTMGQGSRASFRGNEFTLTHAVLELVDRNKIEIVLDVNGDAQVRDYQVFMHAFGPLEQPRVTLTSAPPLPEPDIVTLLSLGFTRRDSAAGTGVGGVATAAAAQAIFSASGLDEQVRRFLPRGGPIRDIGMRITSAYSEATGQVEPRAEFESWLLRDRLRLRFQAPLAGARGRKAQAELRLGEHTAVQYQWDSDNPDVSTGDHGVDLKLRWEWTDRE, encoded by the coding sequence TTGAAGAAGCGGACCGTCGCGCTGGTGTTCCTGCTGGTGGTCGTGGGCCTGGTGCTCGCGACGCTGGCGGCCCTGCGCACGCGCTGGGCCGGGGACCGGATCTGCGCGCTGGCCGCGGAGAAGGTGCGGGCCGCAACCGGCCTGCCGCTCTCCTTCGCCGCCTGCCGCATCGACCCGCTCGGCTTCGCGGTGGACGCGGAGGGCGTGGTCCTCGGCCCGCCCTCGGCGCCCGCGTTCGTGGCCGACGCGATCACGGCACGCCTCGCGCTGGTGCAGGCGCTCGGCCGGCGCGTCCACCTCGATCGGCTGCGCCTGGTCCGCCCGCGCCTGGTCGCGGCGCTGCCTCGCGGCACCGGGGCACCGGCCCGCTGCCCCCCGGACCTGCTGGGCCGCTTCGAGATCCGCGAGCTGCAGGTGGAGGGCGGCTCGCTGGAGCTGGGGCTGCCCGACGGCGGCCACGTCTCGCTGGAGCGGCTGGAGATCCGCTCCGGACCGCCCGCACGGACGCTCCGGTCGCTCGCCACGCCGGCGCGCCGCAGCCGCGTGGAGGTCTCGGCCGGCCCGGTCCGGGTGGACGCGGTGGGCCGCCGGTGGAGCGCCTCGCAGGTGCGCGCCCGCGGCGAGGTCGCCCTCGACCTGTCGGTCGCCGAGATCGCCGGGGTCGAGGCGGACGTGGGCGGGGCCCGGCTCGGGCTGCAGGGCCGCGTACAGGACCTGTGCGCGCCCAGGCTCGACCTGACCGCGCGCGCGGAGGGCAGGGTGGACGCGCTGCTCGCGCTGGCGGGCGTGCACGCGGACGTGGAGGGCACCGCGACGGTGGAGGCGCGCATCACCGGCGCGCCCCGCGCGCCGGAGCTCTCCGGCTCGCTGCGCACGCGCGGTGTGCGGGTGGACGGGTTCGTGCCCGGCGACGCCGAGGCCGCGGTGCGGCTGTCGGGCCGGACGCTGGTGGTGGACCGGCTGGCGGTCGCAGCGGCCGGCGGGGGCAAGGCGGTGGCGCACGGGACCGTGACGCTCGCCCGCGGGCTGCCGGTCGAGGCGGAGGTGCAGCTCGACCGCGTCGACCTCGCCGAGATCCTGGATCGCCTGACGGTGAAGCAGCCCTGGATCACGCTCCGGCTCGACGGCAAGGCGCGCGTGACCGGGACGCTCTCGCCGCCCGCGCTCGCCGGGACGCTCGCCACCGAGCTCCACGACTTCAAGGCGCTGACCCGCCCGTACACGCAGGCCCACGGGGATCCGGGCATCGTCTCCTTCGCGCGCGGCCGGATCGACTCCGCGGTGCGCGTGGATCGCAGCGGCCTGTTCCTGGACGGCGCGCGCGTGGCGGTGGGGCAGGGGACGGTGGATGCGGAGGCCGCCGTGCACTTCGACTCCGCGCGCGGGTTCCACGTGCGCTGCCGCGGCGTGGCCGACCTGGACGCGCTCGGCCCGCTCGCCGGCATCCCCTGGGCCGGGCGCCTGGCGATCGAGGCGGAGGTCGGCGCGGCGCCGTACGGGAACCCGGTGGTCACCGGGCGCGCCCGCGGCGAGGGGCTCCACTTCCTGCAGGTGGACCTCGGCCACGTGGCGGCCGACTTCCGCTACCGGGACTTCCTGCTCCACTTCCAGGGGGCCGAGGGGACGCGCGGCGAGACCCGCTACCGCGGCGAGGCGGTGGTGGATCTCTCGCGCACGCCCACCCAGATCGTCTCCTCGCGCCTGGAGGCGCGCGGGCGCCTCCGCGACCTGTTCGACTCCGTGATGGAGTGGATCCCTTCCACCCGGTACGTGCGCGACGCGCTCGACGCGGAGGTGGAGGCGACCGGGACCGCGCGCGGCCCGGCCACCGCGCTCGACGCGTCCTTCGACGCGCGGCTCGGCGCCGGCACGCTGCTCGGCCGCGCGTTCGACTCCGGCCGCGCCCAGGGGCGCATCGAGGCGGGGCGCACCGCGCGCTTCGAGCGCGCCGAGCTGCGGCGCGGCACCGGGGTGGCGCGGGCCCAGGGCACCTGGGGCATGGACGCGCCGTACCCCTGGGACCTCGAGGTGGGATTCTCGGGCGTGCCGCTCGCCGCGCTCGACCTCCCCGGCGGCGAGTGGTCCGGCTCGGCGAGCGGGCGCGCCACGCTGGCCGGCTCGTTCGACCACCCCGACGTGCGCTTCGCCGCGAACGGCGACGCGGTGCATGTGGCCGGCGTGGCGCTCGGCACGGTGCAGGCCGGCGGCACGGTGGTGGAGCGCAAGCTCGTGCTGACCGGCGGCGCGGAGGGACTGGCGGGCTCCGCCGAGATCGCGCTGCAGGGCCGCCTGCCGTTCCAGGCGCGGGCCACGGTGGCCCTCGAGGACGCCGCGCGGCTCTGGCCGGGCGGCGCGCCGCAGGGGCTGCGCATCCGCGTGGGCGGGGAGGCGAGCGCCTCGGGGGAGCTCGAGGACCTCGCGCAGGCGCGCGCCAGCGTGCGCCTCCCCCAGCTCGCCGTCGCGCTCGCCGAGGTGAGGGTCGAGGCCGCCGGGCCGGCGGTGCTGGCGGTGCGCGGCGAGCGGGTCGAGCTCGCGCCCGTCACGCTGCGCGGCACCAGCACCGAGCTGACCGTGTCCGGGTCGGCGGCGCCCGGCGCGGTGGACCTGAGCGCCTCGGGGACGCTCGACCTGCGCCTGGCCGGCGCGCTGTCGCCGGTGGTGCGGCGCGCGCACGGCCAGCTCGCGCTGGAGGCGCACATGGGCGGCACGTTCGACCAGCCGGTGCTGGTCGGCTCGGGCCGCGTCGCCGACGGGGGCTTCGAGCTGCGCGGCGCCGGCCTGGTGTTCTCCGACATGACCGGGCCGCTCGCGTTCTCGCAGAACCGGGTCCTGTTCGAGGATCTGGGGGCGCTGCTGAACGGCGGGCACGCGCGCTTCAAGGGCGAGGTGGAGCTGGCGCGGCTCGCCCCGTCGCGCCTCCGGGTGGAGGGCTCGCTCGACGAGGTGCCGGTGGCGCTCCCGTCCTACCTGCCGGCGACGCTGTCCGGACGGATCGAGGCGCAGGGCACGCCGGAGGCGACCGACGTCACCGGCCGGCTGCGCGTGATCCGCGCGCGCTACACCGCCGACGTCGACCTCGAGGGCAGCCTGCTGGAGCTGCGCCGCCGGCCGCCGCCGCCGCCGAAGCCGTACGACAAGGCGGGCGAGTGGCTCCGCTTCGACCTGCAGCTCGTGGTGGACGGCGACGCGCGGATCGAGAACGACCTGGTGCGCGGGACGGTGACCGGGGACCTGACGCTCACCGGGACGCTCGCGTCGCCGGGCCTGGTGGGCAGCCTCACCATGGGCCAGGGCAGCCGCGCGTCGTTCCGCGGCAACGAGTTCACGCTCACGCACGCGGTGCTGGAGCTGGTGGACCGGAACAAGATCGAGATCGTGCTCGACGTGAACGGCGACGCGCAGGTGCGCGACTACCAGGTGTTCATGCACGCGTTCGGGCCGCTGGAGCAGCCGCGGGTGACGCTCACCAGCGCGCCGCCGCTGCCGGAGCCGGACATCGTCACGCTGCTCTCGCTCGGCTTCACGCGCCGCGACTCCGCCGCCGGCACCGGCGTGGGCGGCGTGGCGACCGCGGCGGCCGCGCAGGCGATCTTCTCCGCGTCCGGCCTGGACGAGCAGGTGCGCCGGTTCCTGCCGCGCGGCGGCCCCATCCGCGACATCGGCATGCGCATCACCAGCGCCTACTCCGAGGCGACCGGCCAGGTGGAGCCCCGGGCCGAGTTCGAGTCCTGGCTGCTCCGCGACCGGCTGCGGCTCCGCTTCCAGGCGCCGCTCGCCGGCGCGCGCGGCCGCAAGGCGCAGGCGGAGCTGCGGCTGGGCGAGCACACGGCGGTGCAGTACCAGTGGGACAGCGACAACCCCGACGTCTCGACCGGCGATCACGGCGTGGACCTGAAGCTGCGCTGGGAATGGACGGACCGCGAGTGA
- a CDS encoding ExeA family protein, whose amino-acid sequence MNYLEFYELAQEPFSNAPVSRFYYSSAQHAQALLRLNHAVSAMKGLAVLVGDIGAGKTTLARRMLDSLPEDEYEAALLVIVHSGITPSWLLKRIALQLGVESPAEEKLALLAQLYQRLVRIYESGKKAVVLIDEAQMLASREIMEEFRGLLNLEVPERKLLSFVFFGLPEIEDNLRLDPPLAQRVALKYRLEPLSAEATEAYVRHRLRLAGAPRLPFTPAAIQRIHDHTGGTPRLINTLCDNALFEGAMARAREIDERLLDRVARDLGIEAPARPVPGAPALRGGREGGALDLAEIDRYLESLGVK is encoded by the coding sequence GTGAACTATCTCGAATTCTACGAGCTGGCCCAGGAGCCCTTCTCCAACGCGCCGGTCTCGCGCTTCTACTACTCGTCCGCCCAGCACGCGCAGGCGCTCCTCCGCCTGAACCACGCGGTGAGCGCCATGAAGGGGCTGGCGGTGCTGGTGGGCGACATCGGCGCCGGCAAGACCACGCTCGCGCGGCGCATGCTCGACAGCCTGCCGGAGGACGAGTACGAGGCCGCGCTGCTCGTCATCGTCCACTCCGGGATCACGCCGAGCTGGCTGCTGAAGCGCATCGCGCTGCAGCTCGGGGTGGAGAGCCCGGCAGAGGAGAAGCTCGCGCTGCTGGCGCAGCTCTACCAGCGGCTGGTCCGCATCTACGAGTCGGGCAAGAAGGCGGTGGTGCTCATCGACGAGGCGCAGATGCTCGCCTCGCGCGAGATCATGGAGGAGTTCCGCGGGCTGCTGAACCTGGAGGTGCCGGAGCGCAAGCTCCTGTCCTTCGTGTTCTTCGGGCTGCCGGAGATCGAGGACAACCTCCGCCTCGACCCGCCGCTCGCCCAGCGCGTGGCGCTGAAGTACCGCCTCGAGCCGCTCAGCGCCGAGGCCACCGAGGCGTACGTGCGCCACCGGCTGCGCCTGGCCGGCGCGCCGCGCCTGCCCTTCACGCCGGCGGCCATCCAGCGGATCCACGATCACACCGGCGGGACGCCGCGGCTCATCAACACGCTCTGCGACAACGCGCTGTTCGAGGGCGCCATGGCCCGCGCCCGCGAGATCGACGAGCGGCTGCTCGACCGCGTCGCGCGCGATCTCGGCATCGAGGCCCCGGCCCGGCCGGTCCCCGGCGCGCCCGCCCTCCGCGGCGGCCGCGAGGGCGGCGCCCTCGATCTCGCCGAGATCGACCGGTACCTGGAGTCGCTCGGCGTCAAGTAG